From a single Maylandia zebra isolate NMK-2024a linkage group LG3, Mzebra_GT3a, whole genome shotgun sequence genomic region:
- the LOC112431740 gene encoding NLR family CARD domain-containing protein 3-like isoform X1 yields the protein MSETRKRKQADSAPPLSKQPISSRSGLLVSSQKNRDDSPGPSSVSMKSDGSMYQPANFGDKQHQGGTESRAPSVVSMKSEGSMYQPVNFGKTQSCPVCKEVLKDPVQFMCGHESCKQCVSSDQSDSPAEDSCPQCGKKSRITLKSLKDTEDDNDDIKLFEAKKTWKEAMQKKFFLVSEGNGDKPSPLNNIYTELYITTGESEGPRTEHEFRYGTSKLETCSSVSLSDIFRPLPDQDKPHRTVVTKGVAGIGKSFSVQKLILDWAEEKANQDVDFVFSLAFRELNLITGEKSLHELLTLFHPTLSDLKDSVDYTKTKTVLILDGLDESRFQLDFEGIKTITSVKEAAPVRDLLANIIQGKLLPDAKLWITSRPAAANQIPAEHVDMVTEIRGFNDSQKAEYFRRRFSHDPDLAERIIKHIQSSQSLDSMCQIPIFCWISAVLFQEVFGGDEKTEIPQTLTEMMAHFLCVQTKHRSRKYDKDVETNKVKLLKTQRKFLLKLGKLAFEQLLKKNLIFYEEDLEACGIDVKAASIDSGFCTTVLREEKIIFQKNVFFFVHLTVQEFFAALYIYDCFINNDTKDLSIFFDVKGKEHTLIELLKITVDKVLEKKNGHLDFFLRFLLGLMVEPNHRVLHGLLTPTDRSQDTDKKMLTHIKSVRRKNLSPDSCINLFQTMVEMRDHKVKDEIQKYLALSDHSKTELTPLHCSALAYMLQVSKNDLEVLDLKSYNTSDEGRRRLIPAVRSSKKALLADCKVSEEWVDHLVAALKYPFSPLRDLDLSNNDLKDSGVELLSKGLSSQCCRLETLRLSGCLVTEQGCDYLVKALKLNPSHLKELDLSYNYPGEYGEKKLSELRNDPQYRLSQVNFEHGGSHRIHPGLKKYACALTLDSNTAHKNLLLSEDKRKVTWVEEEQAYPDHTERFDCCQQVLCEQGLKEHCYLEMEVSEPLCVGLTYRSIGRKGDVDDCKLGQNNKSWCLICSDDGCFVQHNKEKVCVSSQCLRCSRVGVYLDWEAGTLSFYRVFSGSLIHLHTFKTTFTDPLYPAVELHTRSSVLFCQLP from the exons ATGTCTGAGacaagaaagagaaaacaagctgaCTCCGCCCCCCCACTCtccaaacagccaatcagctcccGCAGTGGGCTGCTAGTCAG TTCACAGAAGAATAGAGATGACTCTCCCGGTCCCAGCTCTGTGTCTATGAAGAGTGATGGATCCATGTACCAGCCAGCTAATTTTGGTGACAAGCAACATCAGGG TGGAACTGAGTCCAGAGCTCCCAGTGTTGTCTCTATGAAGAGTGAAGGATCCATGTACCAGCCAGTCAACTTTGGAAAGACACAAAG CTGTCCAGTGTGTAAGGAGGTTTTAAAGGATCCAGTCCAGTTCATGTGTGGACATGAGTCCTGCAAACAGTGTGTAAGTTCAGATCAGTCTGATTCACCAGCAGAGGACTCCTGTCCACAGTGTGGAAAGAAATCCAGAATAACATTGAAAAGCTTGAAAGATACTGAAGATGACAATG ATGACATCAAACTGTTTGAGGCAAAGAAGACATGGAAAGAAGCGATGCAAAAGAAATTTTTTTTGGTGTCTGAAGGTAATGGTGACAAGCCAAGTCCATTGAACAACATCTatacagagctctacatcaccaCTGGGGAGAGTGAAGGGCCTCGTACAGAGCATGAGTTCAGATATGGCACAAGTAAACTGGAAACGTGTTCATCAGTCAGTCTGAGTGACATCTTCAGACCGTTGCCTGATCaagacaaacctcacagaacaGTTGTGACGAAGGGCGTCGCAGGAATTGGAAAATCATTTTCTGTGCAGAAGTTGATTCTTGACTGGGCCGAAGAGAAGGCAAACCAGGATGTAGACTTTGTTTTCAGTCTtgctttcagagagctgaatttGATTACAGGTGAAAAAAGCCTACATGAGCTCCTGACTTTATTTCACCCCACACTGTCTGATCTCAAAGATTCAGTGGACTATACCAAAACCAAGACTGTCCTGATCCTGGACGGTCTGGATGAAAGCAGGTTTCAGCTGGACTTTGAAGGCATTAAGACTATAACATCTGTCAAGGAAGCAGCACCTGTGAGGGATCTCCTAGCAAACATCATCCAGGGTAAGCTTCTTCCTGATGCAAAGCTCTGGATTACTTCCCGTccagcagcagccaatcagatccctgcTGAGCATGTTGACATGGTGACAGAGATAAGAGGGTTCAATGACTCACAAAAAGCTGAATACTTCAGGAGGAGGTTTAGTCATGATCCAGATCTTGCTGAAAGGATCATTAAACATATTCAGTCTTCACAGAGTCTCGACAGCATGTGTCAGATCCCGATCTTCTGCTGGATTTCTGCAGTGTTATTCCAGGAAGTCTTTGGAGGAGACGAGAAAACTGAAATTCCTCAAACTCTTACAGAAATGATGGCACACTTTCTCTGTgtccaaacaaaacacagaagtaGAAAATATGACAAGGACGTTGAGACAAACAAAGTGAAGCTTCTGAAAACACAGAGGAAATTTCTTCTGAAACTCGGCAAGCTTGCATTTGAGCAGCTGCTGAAGAAAAATCTTATCTTCTATGAGGAAGATCTGGAGGCCTGTGGCATTGATGTTAAAGCAGCATCCATTGACTCTGGATTTTGCACCACAGTTCTTCGggaagaaaaaataattttccAGAAAAATGTCTTCTTCTTTGTGCATCTGACTGTGCAGGAGTTCTTTGCAGCTCTCTACATCTATGACTGTTTCATTAACAATGATACTAAAGATCTCAGCATCTTCTTTGATGTAAAGGGCAAGGAGCATACTTTAATTGAACTTCTTAAAATAACAGTAGACAAAGTGCTGGAGAAGAAAAATGGCCACCTGGACTTCTTCCTGAGATTCCTCCTTGGCCTTATGGTTGAACCCAATCACAGAGTCCTTCATGGTCTGCTGACTCCAACAGATCGAAGCCAAGATACTGACAAGAAAATGTTGACTCACATCAAATCTGTGCGAAGGAAGAACCTCTCTCCAGACAGCTGCATCAACCTTTTCCAGACTATGGTCGAGATGAGAGATCACAAAGTCAAAGATGAGATTCAGAAATATCTCGCACTGTCAGATCATTCAAAAACAGAGTTGACTCCCCTGCACTGCTCTGCACTGGCCTACATGCTGCAGGTATCAAAGAATGATCTGGAAGTCTTGGACTTAAAGAGTTACAACACATCAGATGAGGGCAGACGGAGGCTGATACCAGCAGTGAGGAGCAGCAAAAAGGCCTT ACTAGCAGACTGTAAAGTAAGTGAAGAGTGGGTTGATCATCTGGTCGCTGCTCTCAAATACCCCTTCTCACCGCTAAGAGATCTGGACCTGAGCAACAATGACCTGAAAGATTCAGGAGTGGAGCTGCTCTCTAAAGGACTGTCGAGTCAGTGCTGCAGACTGGAAACTCTGAG GTTATCTGGGTGTCTGGTGACAGAACAAGGCTGTGATTATTTGGTCAAAGCTCTAAAGTTAAACCCCTCACATCTGAAAGAGTTGGACCTGAGTTACAACTATCCAGGAGAATATGGAGAGAAGAAGCTCTCTGAGCTGAGGAATGATCCACAATACCGGCTCAGCCAAGTCAA TTTTGAACATGGTGGAAGTCACCGGATACACCCAGGATTGAAGAAAT ATGCCTGTGCGCTCACTTTGGACTCCAACACAGCTCACAAgaacctgctgctctctgaagacaaaagaaaagtgacctgggtggaggaggagcaggCTTATCCTGATCATACAGAGAGGTTTGATTGCTGTCAGCAAGTGCTGTGTGAGCAGGGACTAAAAGAGCACTGCTACCTGGAGATGGAGGTGTCAGAGCCCTTATGTGTTGGGTTAACATACAGAAGCATTGGCAGGAAAGGAGATGTGGATGACTGCAAGCTGGGACAAAACAACAAGTCTTGGTGTCTGATTTGCTCTGATGATGGTTGTTTTGTTCAGCACAACAAAGAGAAGGTCTGTGTATCATCTCAGTGTTTGCGCTGCAGTCGGGTTGGGGTGTATCTGGATTGGGAAGCTGGCACTTTGtccttttacagagttttttcTGGTAGCCTCAttcacctccacaccttcaaaaCAACCTTCACTGATCCCCTCTACCCTGCTGTTGAACTTCACACCCGTTCCTCTGTATTGTTTTGTCAGCTACCGTAG
- the LOC112431740 gene encoding NLR family CARD domain-containing protein 3-like isoform X2: MVDPSCPVCKEVLKDPVQFMCGHESCKQCVSSDQSDSPAEDSCPQCGKKSRITLKSLKDTEDDNDDIKLFEAKKTWKEAMQKKFFLVSEGNGDKPSPLNNIYTELYITTGESEGPRTEHEFRYGTSKLETCSSVSLSDIFRPLPDQDKPHRTVVTKGVAGIGKSFSVQKLILDWAEEKANQDVDFVFSLAFRELNLITGEKSLHELLTLFHPTLSDLKDSVDYTKTKTVLILDGLDESRFQLDFEGIKTITSVKEAAPVRDLLANIIQGKLLPDAKLWITSRPAAANQIPAEHVDMVTEIRGFNDSQKAEYFRRRFSHDPDLAERIIKHIQSSQSLDSMCQIPIFCWISAVLFQEVFGGDEKTEIPQTLTEMMAHFLCVQTKHRSRKYDKDVETNKVKLLKTQRKFLLKLGKLAFEQLLKKNLIFYEEDLEACGIDVKAASIDSGFCTTVLREEKIIFQKNVFFFVHLTVQEFFAALYIYDCFINNDTKDLSIFFDVKGKEHTLIELLKITVDKVLEKKNGHLDFFLRFLLGLMVEPNHRVLHGLLTPTDRSQDTDKKMLTHIKSVRRKNLSPDSCINLFQTMVEMRDHKVKDEIQKYLALSDHSKTELTPLHCSALAYMLQVSKNDLEVLDLKSYNTSDEGRRRLIPAVRSSKKALLADCKVSEEWVDHLVAALKYPFSPLRDLDLSNNDLKDSGVELLSKGLSSQCCRLETLRLSGCLVTEQGCDYLVKALKLNPSHLKELDLSYNYPGEYGEKKLSELRNDPQYRLSQVNFEHGGSHRIHPGLKKYACALTLDSNTAHKNLLLSEDKRKVTWVEEEQAYPDHTERFDCCQQVLCEQGLKEHCYLEMEVSEPLCVGLTYRSIGRKGDVDDCKLGQNNKSWCLICSDDGCFVQHNKEKVCVSSQCLRCSRVGVYLDWEAGTLSFYRVFSGSLIHLHTFKTTFTDPLYPAVELHTRSSVLFCQLP, encoded by the exons atggttgaccccag CTGTCCAGTGTGTAAGGAGGTTTTAAAGGATCCAGTCCAGTTCATGTGTGGACATGAGTCCTGCAAACAGTGTGTAAGTTCAGATCAGTCTGATTCACCAGCAGAGGACTCCTGTCCACAGTGTGGAAAGAAATCCAGAATAACATTGAAAAGCTTGAAAGATACTGAAGATGACAATG ATGACATCAAACTGTTTGAGGCAAAGAAGACATGGAAAGAAGCGATGCAAAAGAAATTTTTTTTGGTGTCTGAAGGTAATGGTGACAAGCCAAGTCCATTGAACAACATCTatacagagctctacatcaccaCTGGGGAGAGTGAAGGGCCTCGTACAGAGCATGAGTTCAGATATGGCACAAGTAAACTGGAAACGTGTTCATCAGTCAGTCTGAGTGACATCTTCAGACCGTTGCCTGATCaagacaaacctcacagaacaGTTGTGACGAAGGGCGTCGCAGGAATTGGAAAATCATTTTCTGTGCAGAAGTTGATTCTTGACTGGGCCGAAGAGAAGGCAAACCAGGATGTAGACTTTGTTTTCAGTCTtgctttcagagagctgaatttGATTACAGGTGAAAAAAGCCTACATGAGCTCCTGACTTTATTTCACCCCACACTGTCTGATCTCAAAGATTCAGTGGACTATACCAAAACCAAGACTGTCCTGATCCTGGACGGTCTGGATGAAAGCAGGTTTCAGCTGGACTTTGAAGGCATTAAGACTATAACATCTGTCAAGGAAGCAGCACCTGTGAGGGATCTCCTAGCAAACATCATCCAGGGTAAGCTTCTTCCTGATGCAAAGCTCTGGATTACTTCCCGTccagcagcagccaatcagatccctgcTGAGCATGTTGACATGGTGACAGAGATAAGAGGGTTCAATGACTCACAAAAAGCTGAATACTTCAGGAGGAGGTTTAGTCATGATCCAGATCTTGCTGAAAGGATCATTAAACATATTCAGTCTTCACAGAGTCTCGACAGCATGTGTCAGATCCCGATCTTCTGCTGGATTTCTGCAGTGTTATTCCAGGAAGTCTTTGGAGGAGACGAGAAAACTGAAATTCCTCAAACTCTTACAGAAATGATGGCACACTTTCTCTGTgtccaaacaaaacacagaagtaGAAAATATGACAAGGACGTTGAGACAAACAAAGTGAAGCTTCTGAAAACACAGAGGAAATTTCTTCTGAAACTCGGCAAGCTTGCATTTGAGCAGCTGCTGAAGAAAAATCTTATCTTCTATGAGGAAGATCTGGAGGCCTGTGGCATTGATGTTAAAGCAGCATCCATTGACTCTGGATTTTGCACCACAGTTCTTCGggaagaaaaaataattttccAGAAAAATGTCTTCTTCTTTGTGCATCTGACTGTGCAGGAGTTCTTTGCAGCTCTCTACATCTATGACTGTTTCATTAACAATGATACTAAAGATCTCAGCATCTTCTTTGATGTAAAGGGCAAGGAGCATACTTTAATTGAACTTCTTAAAATAACAGTAGACAAAGTGCTGGAGAAGAAAAATGGCCACCTGGACTTCTTCCTGAGATTCCTCCTTGGCCTTATGGTTGAACCCAATCACAGAGTCCTTCATGGTCTGCTGACTCCAACAGATCGAAGCCAAGATACTGACAAGAAAATGTTGACTCACATCAAATCTGTGCGAAGGAAGAACCTCTCTCCAGACAGCTGCATCAACCTTTTCCAGACTATGGTCGAGATGAGAGATCACAAAGTCAAAGATGAGATTCAGAAATATCTCGCACTGTCAGATCATTCAAAAACAGAGTTGACTCCCCTGCACTGCTCTGCACTGGCCTACATGCTGCAGGTATCAAAGAATGATCTGGAAGTCTTGGACTTAAAGAGTTACAACACATCAGATGAGGGCAGACGGAGGCTGATACCAGCAGTGAGGAGCAGCAAAAAGGCCTT ACTAGCAGACTGTAAAGTAAGTGAAGAGTGGGTTGATCATCTGGTCGCTGCTCTCAAATACCCCTTCTCACCGCTAAGAGATCTGGACCTGAGCAACAATGACCTGAAAGATTCAGGAGTGGAGCTGCTCTCTAAAGGACTGTCGAGTCAGTGCTGCAGACTGGAAACTCTGAG GTTATCTGGGTGTCTGGTGACAGAACAAGGCTGTGATTATTTGGTCAAAGCTCTAAAGTTAAACCCCTCACATCTGAAAGAGTTGGACCTGAGTTACAACTATCCAGGAGAATATGGAGAGAAGAAGCTCTCTGAGCTGAGGAATGATCCACAATACCGGCTCAGCCAAGTCAA TTTTGAACATGGTGGAAGTCACCGGATACACCCAGGATTGAAGAAAT ATGCCTGTGCGCTCACTTTGGACTCCAACACAGCTCACAAgaacctgctgctctctgaagacaaaagaaaagtgacctgggtggaggaggagcaggCTTATCCTGATCATACAGAGAGGTTTGATTGCTGTCAGCAAGTGCTGTGTGAGCAGGGACTAAAAGAGCACTGCTACCTGGAGATGGAGGTGTCAGAGCCCTTATGTGTTGGGTTAACATACAGAAGCATTGGCAGGAAAGGAGATGTGGATGACTGCAAGCTGGGACAAAACAACAAGTCTTGGTGTCTGATTTGCTCTGATGATGGTTGTTTTGTTCAGCACAACAAAGAGAAGGTCTGTGTATCATCTCAGTGTTTGCGCTGCAGTCGGGTTGGGGTGTATCTGGATTGGGAAGCTGGCACTTTGtccttttacagagttttttcTGGTAGCCTCAttcacctccacaccttcaaaaCAACCTTCACTGATCCCCTCTACCCTGCTGTTGAACTTCACACCCGTTCCTCTGTATTGTTTTGTCAGCTACCGTAG
- the LOC112431740 gene encoding NLR family CARD domain-containing protein 3-like isoform X3, which translates to MCGHESCKQCVSSDQSDSPAEDSCPQCGKKSRITLKSLKDTEDDNDDIKLFEAKKTWKEAMQKKFFLVSEGNGDKPSPLNNIYTELYITTGESEGPRTEHEFRYGTSKLETCSSVSLSDIFRPLPDQDKPHRTVVTKGVAGIGKSFSVQKLILDWAEEKANQDVDFVFSLAFRELNLITGEKSLHELLTLFHPTLSDLKDSVDYTKTKTVLILDGLDESRFQLDFEGIKTITSVKEAAPVRDLLANIIQGKLLPDAKLWITSRPAAANQIPAEHVDMVTEIRGFNDSQKAEYFRRRFSHDPDLAERIIKHIQSSQSLDSMCQIPIFCWISAVLFQEVFGGDEKTEIPQTLTEMMAHFLCVQTKHRSRKYDKDVETNKVKLLKTQRKFLLKLGKLAFEQLLKKNLIFYEEDLEACGIDVKAASIDSGFCTTVLREEKIIFQKNVFFFVHLTVQEFFAALYIYDCFINNDTKDLSIFFDVKGKEHTLIELLKITVDKVLEKKNGHLDFFLRFLLGLMVEPNHRVLHGLLTPTDRSQDTDKKMLTHIKSVRRKNLSPDSCINLFQTMVEMRDHKVKDEIQKYLALSDHSKTELTPLHCSALAYMLQVSKNDLEVLDLKSYNTSDEGRRRLIPAVRSSKKALLADCKVSEEWVDHLVAALKYPFSPLRDLDLSNNDLKDSGVELLSKGLSSQCCRLETLRLSGCLVTEQGCDYLVKALKLNPSHLKELDLSYNYPGEYGEKKLSELRNDPQYRLSQVNFEHGGSHRIHPGLKKYACALTLDSNTAHKNLLLSEDKRKVTWVEEEQAYPDHTERFDCCQQVLCEQGLKEHCYLEMEVSEPLCVGLTYRSIGRKGDVDDCKLGQNNKSWCLICSDDGCFVQHNKEKVCVSSQCLRCSRVGVYLDWEAGTLSFYRVFSGSLIHLHTFKTTFTDPLYPAVELHTRSSVLFCQLP; encoded by the exons ATGTGTGGACATGAGTCCTGCAAACAGTGTGTAAGTTCAGATCAGTCTGATTCACCAGCAGAGGACTCCTGTCCACAGTGTGGAAAGAAATCCAGAATAACATTGAAAAGCTTGAAAGATACTGAAGATGACAATG ATGACATCAAACTGTTTGAGGCAAAGAAGACATGGAAAGAAGCGATGCAAAAGAAATTTTTTTTGGTGTCTGAAGGTAATGGTGACAAGCCAAGTCCATTGAACAACATCTatacagagctctacatcaccaCTGGGGAGAGTGAAGGGCCTCGTACAGAGCATGAGTTCAGATATGGCACAAGTAAACTGGAAACGTGTTCATCAGTCAGTCTGAGTGACATCTTCAGACCGTTGCCTGATCaagacaaacctcacagaacaGTTGTGACGAAGGGCGTCGCAGGAATTGGAAAATCATTTTCTGTGCAGAAGTTGATTCTTGACTGGGCCGAAGAGAAGGCAAACCAGGATGTAGACTTTGTTTTCAGTCTtgctttcagagagctgaatttGATTACAGGTGAAAAAAGCCTACATGAGCTCCTGACTTTATTTCACCCCACACTGTCTGATCTCAAAGATTCAGTGGACTATACCAAAACCAAGACTGTCCTGATCCTGGACGGTCTGGATGAAAGCAGGTTTCAGCTGGACTTTGAAGGCATTAAGACTATAACATCTGTCAAGGAAGCAGCACCTGTGAGGGATCTCCTAGCAAACATCATCCAGGGTAAGCTTCTTCCTGATGCAAAGCTCTGGATTACTTCCCGTccagcagcagccaatcagatccctgcTGAGCATGTTGACATGGTGACAGAGATAAGAGGGTTCAATGACTCACAAAAAGCTGAATACTTCAGGAGGAGGTTTAGTCATGATCCAGATCTTGCTGAAAGGATCATTAAACATATTCAGTCTTCACAGAGTCTCGACAGCATGTGTCAGATCCCGATCTTCTGCTGGATTTCTGCAGTGTTATTCCAGGAAGTCTTTGGAGGAGACGAGAAAACTGAAATTCCTCAAACTCTTACAGAAATGATGGCACACTTTCTCTGTgtccaaacaaaacacagaagtaGAAAATATGACAAGGACGTTGAGACAAACAAAGTGAAGCTTCTGAAAACACAGAGGAAATTTCTTCTGAAACTCGGCAAGCTTGCATTTGAGCAGCTGCTGAAGAAAAATCTTATCTTCTATGAGGAAGATCTGGAGGCCTGTGGCATTGATGTTAAAGCAGCATCCATTGACTCTGGATTTTGCACCACAGTTCTTCGggaagaaaaaataattttccAGAAAAATGTCTTCTTCTTTGTGCATCTGACTGTGCAGGAGTTCTTTGCAGCTCTCTACATCTATGACTGTTTCATTAACAATGATACTAAAGATCTCAGCATCTTCTTTGATGTAAAGGGCAAGGAGCATACTTTAATTGAACTTCTTAAAATAACAGTAGACAAAGTGCTGGAGAAGAAAAATGGCCACCTGGACTTCTTCCTGAGATTCCTCCTTGGCCTTATGGTTGAACCCAATCACAGAGTCCTTCATGGTCTGCTGACTCCAACAGATCGAAGCCAAGATACTGACAAGAAAATGTTGACTCACATCAAATCTGTGCGAAGGAAGAACCTCTCTCCAGACAGCTGCATCAACCTTTTCCAGACTATGGTCGAGATGAGAGATCACAAAGTCAAAGATGAGATTCAGAAATATCTCGCACTGTCAGATCATTCAAAAACAGAGTTGACTCCCCTGCACTGCTCTGCACTGGCCTACATGCTGCAGGTATCAAAGAATGATCTGGAAGTCTTGGACTTAAAGAGTTACAACACATCAGATGAGGGCAGACGGAGGCTGATACCAGCAGTGAGGAGCAGCAAAAAGGCCTT ACTAGCAGACTGTAAAGTAAGTGAAGAGTGGGTTGATCATCTGGTCGCTGCTCTCAAATACCCCTTCTCACCGCTAAGAGATCTGGACCTGAGCAACAATGACCTGAAAGATTCAGGAGTGGAGCTGCTCTCTAAAGGACTGTCGAGTCAGTGCTGCAGACTGGAAACTCTGAG GTTATCTGGGTGTCTGGTGACAGAACAAGGCTGTGATTATTTGGTCAAAGCTCTAAAGTTAAACCCCTCACATCTGAAAGAGTTGGACCTGAGTTACAACTATCCAGGAGAATATGGAGAGAAGAAGCTCTCTGAGCTGAGGAATGATCCACAATACCGGCTCAGCCAAGTCAA TTTTGAACATGGTGGAAGTCACCGGATACACCCAGGATTGAAGAAAT ATGCCTGTGCGCTCACTTTGGACTCCAACACAGCTCACAAgaacctgctgctctctgaagacaaaagaaaagtgacctgggtggaggaggagcaggCTTATCCTGATCATACAGAGAGGTTTGATTGCTGTCAGCAAGTGCTGTGTGAGCAGGGACTAAAAGAGCACTGCTACCTGGAGATGGAGGTGTCAGAGCCCTTATGTGTTGGGTTAACATACAGAAGCATTGGCAGGAAAGGAGATGTGGATGACTGCAAGCTGGGACAAAACAACAAGTCTTGGTGTCTGATTTGCTCTGATGATGGTTGTTTTGTTCAGCACAACAAAGAGAAGGTCTGTGTATCATCTCAGTGTTTGCGCTGCAGTCGGGTTGGGGTGTATCTGGATTGGGAAGCTGGCACTTTGtccttttacagagttttttcTGGTAGCCTCAttcacctccacaccttcaaaaCAACCTTCACTGATCCCCTCTACCCTGCTGTTGAACTTCACACCCGTTCCTCTGTATTGTTTTGTCAGCTACCGTAG